CACAATTGGTGCCGAGGAATTGTCACGAGATGCCAAGTCGATCGAGATGGCTTGCAAGGAAGGTAAGATTGACTATGTGCGTAAGAGGCATGTTGAACTGATTGCTTCATATGCCAATGTTCTTCGAAAGATTCGTGAAGGATTGAACGCAAAATGAGAATGGTAGGCTTTGTATTTGGAAGTATCCTGATGATCATTGCCATCGGCATTTTGATGATGCAGGATAAGAAAGTTGAGACCAATGTGACTCTCCATCGTACGAAGGTGGCCGTAATCATGAACGGCTCGCGAAATGATCACAGCTGGAGCGAATCTCATTATGAGGCCATGGAGAAAGTTGCTGACAGGCTTAATCTGGAAGTGCTCTATTATGAGAATGTGTCCGAGGATTCCCTGACGGAACGCATTATGGAATCTGCCATAAAAAAAGGAGCTCGTATTGTTGTGGCCAATTCCTTCGGGTTTGGAAAAACTGTAATGCGGATGGCCGAGAAATATCCTGAAGTCAAATTTATACATGCGTCAGGTATCGATTATAAATCTAACGTATCTACTTTCTTTGGACGAATTTACCAGATGCGTTATTTGTCGGGAATCGTGGCAGGTCTTACTACGAAGACGAACGAAATTGGTTATGTGGCTGCATTTGATATTTCTGAAGTGAATCGTGGAATAAACGCCTTTGCGCTGGGAGTCGCCAAAGTGAACCCCGAAGCGAAGGTTTTTGTGGGTTGGAGTCGTTCCTGGGAAGACTCTGCCTTGGCTGCGGATGCGACTAATGACTTGATTAATAAGCATAATATAGACGTGTTGACGGTCCATGTGGATGCCCTGAGCCCTTACGATATTGCAGAGCATCGGAATATTCGGATGATTGGATATAACCTGGATAATGGAAACCGTTTCCCGAGAACGTTTATGACAGCCCCGGTATGGCGCTGGGAGAATTATTACTCTCCCAAGATCATGGCTATCTTGCAGGACAAGTTTGTTGGCGATCATGCCTGGCTTGGTGTTGATAGCGATATTATTGGCCTGGCTCCAATGACGGCTCTTGTTCCGGATTCCGCAAGGAAAATCGTTGACGTAGAATTCGAACGTTTGAAATCTGGCGCCTACGATGTCTTTTATGGCCCCATTGAAGATAACCATGGAGATGTTCGCGTAAATGATGGTGAAAGCATGACCGATGTGGATATGCTTGAACATTTTGACTGGTATGTGAAAGGGGTGGTGAATGAATAAATTGTTATGGACAATTCCCCTTGTCTGCATCATCCTGACAACGGTCATTATTTCGTCGATTTTGTCTTTTGGTAGCGAAAAGGAGACTCCTGAATCAGTGATAGGAGTCATTATGCCCGGCCGCGTGAATGAATTGGGCTGGAACGGCATTCATTACAAGGGTATTGCGGAAGCCGCCGAAAATTTGGGCGTAAAAGTTTTGCTGGTTGAAAATGCTCGTGAGAACTCGGGACTTTGTGCAGCTGCAATTGATAGCCTTGTTGAGGCTGGCGCAAAGATGGTTATTCTTGGCAGCTACAATTATCCGCAGGAAGTCCTGTCAACTATACGTAAATATCCCAAGGTGATGTTCTTCTCTTACCTGTCCATGTCGGATGAAGAAAATTACAAGGTTTATTTTGCGAGAGTTTATCAGGCCAGGTTCCTTTCCGGAATTGTTGCCGGCCTGTCTACGAAGAACAACAAGATTGGCTATGTGGCAGCCATGAATAATAATGAAGTGAATCGTGGAATAAATGCCTTTGCGCTGGGCGTTGCCAAGGTAAATCCCGAAGCAAAGATTTTTGTTTCGTGGACAGGTGCCTGGGATGATGAGGATATTGAAAAGGATAATGTGAATCGTCTGGTGAATGGTGCAGGCGTTGACCTGGTGGCATATCATCAAAATCAGGATTGGGTTCTGAAGGAAGCCGAAGTGATGGGCGTGATGTCCATCGGTTATAATTTGGACTCTTCTTCCTATTCGCCTAATGTGCTGACATCTGTCTCGACGAATTGGGAAATTGTCTACAAGTCCATCATCCAGGATTACTTTCAGAAAAAGCAAAGTCTGTCTAATTATTGGATTGGCATAGAAACTGATGCAGTAGGGTTGTCTTTTTATTCTTCTCTCGTAAGTGATTCTGTCAAGAACGTCTTGAACGAGACTGTTCTCCAGATGAAAAGTGGGATGGATGTTTTTTCCGGTCCGATTTATGACAATAAGAAGAAAAGGCGTTGTGCCAAGGATGAAATTGTCAGCGATCAAATTTTACGTGATAGTATGGATTGGTTTGTGAAGGGGGTGGTCATTTATGAAGACTAGTATTCGATTGAGGATGATCCTTTGGATGGTGGCGTTTGCCTCTGTCCTGTGTCTTGTGGCCGGTTTGCTGCGTTTTAGACTGGATAGCCTTTTTTATGGATATGTTTCAAGCCAGGTATCAAAGCAGGCTGCCATCATGGCTGAACTCGTGGATGAACGGGTGAGCGTCCAGCTTGAATTCCTGTCGGGAATTTCTAGGGAAATGGAAAAGGATAGTTCAAGAATGTCCGTAATCCTGGAAAGCTACCGAAAGGAAAATGGGATTTCCTATGGAGTGTTGAATCTAAAGGGAAAGCTTATTGTGGGTGATACGTCAGTAACGGTTTCGCCTGCCGATTTTTCAAGCATCGCCCAGTCATTTCGAGGGAATGAGGCTGTCAGCTATAGCGAGGGCAAGGGCTTCCTTTTTAGCGTTCCCATATACCATGGTAGAAACGTTCGTTATGTCCTTTATAAAATCTATAGCGAGTCTGAAGTTCTTCGCTATTTCGACAATCGCTGTTATGATGGGGAATGCTATTCTTCGATTCGTAATGCCGATGATCAGGTGATTGTGGGTTCGGCCAATAACCCGCTTTCTGAAAATCCGATTTGGCAGAACGGAAACTTTGATCCCATTCGCGTTCAGCTGAAAAAACTTCTGAATGTTTCTATTGCCGCAGCCGTACGCGAAGATGTGGGCGGAAAGGGTTACTTCTTCTTTATGGCGGACTTGAAGCAACCTGGTCTTTCTCTTGTTGGCATGGTTCCCGAATCGGTTGCCGCAAAGGGTGTTGAAGATATTACCCTCCTGATTTTCTGGGTTTTCGGAATTTTGCTGCTCTTGTTCCTTATCGGCTTTGGCTTCATATTTGTGTCGGAACGTAAGGCGGAAGAAAATGTGACCTTGAGAGAAGCGAAGGTCCTGGCAGAAAAGGCAAGCCTGGCCAAGAGTCAGTTCCTGGCTAACATGAGCCATGAAATTCGTACTCCGATTAACGGAATTCTGGGTATGGATACAATGTTGCTGAAGGAATGCAAGGATCCGACCTTGAAGGAATATGCCCTAAATATTCAGAGTGCGGGCCATACGCTGCTTTCGATTATTAACGACATCCTGGATATTTCCAAAATTGAATCGGGCCGCATGGAAATCGTTCCTGTTGAATATGACTTGTTCTCTGTGCTCAATGAATGCCGTAACATGGTGTCTATGCGCGCCAACGAAAAGTCGTTGGATCTTCGTGTAGAAGTGGATAAGTCCATGCCATCGGGCTTGATGGGTGATGAAGTCCGTGTGCGTCAGATTATCAATAACCTGTTGTCGAATGCGGTCAAGTATACTCCCAGTGGAAGCGTAATCTTGAGAGTGTCTTACGAACGGAACAATATGGGTTCGCAGTTGGGTTCTCCGGATCTCCGTACCATCAATTTGGTGATTGCCGTTCAGGATACTGGTATTGGAATTCGCAATGAGGATGTCGACAAGTTGTTTGCGACGTTCCAGCGCCTAGAAGAAAAGCGTAACCGCAATATCGAAGGAACGGGCCTTGGCTTGAATCTGACTAAGCGTCTTGTTGACTTGATGGGTGGCGACATCCAGGTGGAAAGTGAATATGGAAAGGGTTCTACGTTTATCGTGGCGATTCCGCAGATTGTGAAGCGTAGCGAACCTATTGGTGATTTTAATGAACGTTGCAACAAGGCAGTGACGGTTGATATTTCCCGTAACCGCTTTAGGGCTCCTCACGCCAATATCCTGGTGGTTGATGACGTTCCCATGAATCTTCGTGTGATGAGTGGCCTCTTGAAGGATACGCAGGTGCAGATCGATACTGCACTCAACGGAATGGAAGCTCTGGAAAAAATCAAGCGCAAACATTACGATGTCATATTCCTTGACCATATGATGCCTGTAATGGATGGTATGGAAACGGTTTCGCTGATGCATACCCTTTCTGGACATCCGAACGAGAGTACGCCTGTAATCATGCTGACCGCCAATGCCGATAAGCATGCCCGCGATCTGTATTTGCAGGCGGGATTCTCTGATTATCTGTCAAAGCCGATTCGCGAAGCGGATTTGCTGGGTGTCTTGCTGGACTATCTGCCGTCTGACCTTCTCGTGATGGTTGACCAGCCTAAGCCTGTTGCGGAACCCAAGTCGTTGGATGACCTGTATCAGACTCCTGTAGTTTCTGTGCCTCTTGCAAATAAGGAAAAAACTCAGCCGGAAGAAAAGTCTCCAAGATATGGAAAGGCTTTGAATATTTCCAAGGATCTGGTGGATCTTTCTGCAACGGGTTTTGTGGATGTAGAAATCGGTCTAGGCTATTGCATGAATGATGAAACGTTCTATCGCGAAATGCTGACCGAATTTGTGAAGACCAATAAGGAATCTGAATTGAATGCGTCCTTGAAGGATGGCGATTTCGAATCCTATAGAATTTGCGTTCACTCCCTGAAGAGTACTTCCTTGACTATTGGCGCAGTGGAATTTTCGAGCCGTGCCAAGGCCATGGAATTTGCCTGCAAGGATGGGCATTTTGACTATGTGCAGATGCATCATGACGCGCTGATGGCCGAATATCGTAACTTCTTGAAAGTCCTTACGGATTTTGCCAAGGATCATCGGGCATGATGAGGTAATAAAATGACTGAAGAACAGATTGATGTGTTGAATCCGGATGGAACTTTCGCTGGCTATTCCCGTGGCCGTACTGAAGTACACGAGAAGGGCCTTTGGCACAGAACGGTGCATATCTGGGCTTTTGACAAGAGCGGCCGTATTCTGTTTCAGCTGCGCGCCGCTGTAAAGGAAAACAATCCGGGGCTTCTGGATACCAGTTGCGCAGGCCATATTTCTGCGGGCGATAGTAGCTGTAATGCCGCTGTCCGTGAATTGCGGGAAGAGTTGGGCGTTACGAAAACCGCCGAAGAACTGGAGTACCTTTTCGAGTCTGGACATGAGAGCGTGCTGAACGGTGGCTCCTATCTGGACAATGAATATTACGACACCTACAAGATTGTCCTGTCTGATGAAGAGGCCGCTAGCCTTGTTCCCCAGCCTGGCGAAGTGGACGATTTTGTATGGATGACCCGCGAAGAATTTTTTGCGAAGCATAAGCTGAATCCCGAAAAGTTCGTAGACCATCCCAAGGATTATGCCTGGCTGGAAAGCAACTTGGTGTTTTAACATACTGAAGGAACGATTATATGGCAATGTTTAAGGATGTAGCTCTGGTTCTTGAAGGTGGCGGCATGCGTGGCGCCTATTCTGGCGGCGTGTTGGATATTCTGTTGGATCACGGGATTAAGTTTGGCGGTTATGCAGGAACCTCTGCCGGCGCCACCCATATCTGCAGTTTTCTGTCGGAACAGCGCGAACGCAATATGCGCATCGATACGGTCCATTCCAAGGATCCGCGGTATAGCGGTTTCAAGTATCTGTTGAAGGGCGAAGACTTTTTCCCGAGAGAGTTCTGCTACGTTACCATTCCCCGCGAGATTGACATCTTTGACTATGCCAAGTTCGAAGAGAATGCCCATATTTCCGATTTTTATTCTGTCTGCACGAACCTGGAAACGGGCGAAGGCGAATACCTTCTGACCCAGGATGTGGACAAGGGCGACGGTCTTGAATGTGTTCGCGCTTCGGCATCCTTGCCGCTGGTCAGTAAGATTGTGGAACTCCGCGGTAAAAAACTTCTGGATGGCGGCATTGCCGACAGCATCCCCTTCCAGTTCATGGATAGCAAGGGTTTCAAGAAGCAGGTGGTCATCTTGACTCAACAGGAAGGTTATGTCAAGAAGCCCAATTCCATGATCCCGCTGTTCAAGCTGATGTACCGCAAGTATCCGAAGTTCGTTGCCGCGGCTGCTACTCGCCATATCCGCTACAACCAGGCGCTGGCCACCTTAAAGCAGTGGGAAGGTGAAGGCAAGTCCTTTGTGTTCCGCCCCAGCGAACCGTTCCAGATCAGCCGTATCGAAAAGGATACCGAAAAGCTGAAGGAACTTTACAAGATGGGCCTGCGGGATGGCGAGCGCTTGATTCCCGCTCTCAAGAAGTTCCTGGAAGGTTAGCGTTTATATTCCGCTAAAATCATCCCAGTTATAATGGCGACCGCCCCTGCGATTGCCACGGGAGAAATGTATTCCCCGATGGTAATGACCGCCGTGATCATGGTAATGAGGGGAATGGCGAAAATGTAGTTGCTGGCGAGAACCGTCCCCAGTTTCATCATCACCTTGTTCCATATCAGGTAGCCGAACAGGTTGCTGAAAATGCAGAGACATAAAAAGTTTCCGATGACCACGGGTTCCCGGAACGCCTCCCATGGGATGTTGTGAGTTTGCCCGAATAGGGTTGAACCCGGGATTCCTATGCAGTCAAGAATCATCAGCGGCAGGGACGTAAGTACCCCGTAAAAGAAAATCTTTCGAATGGCGAAACTGGTGCTGTACTTTTCGCGGGTCTTCTGGGTGCTGAAGGCGTAGAATACCCAGGACACGGCGGCACCGAATGCCAACAGGTCGCCGACAGGTGAAAGCTTCAGGATGAATTTCCCGTTCAGAACCACCAGCGCGGCACCCAGGAAGGTGACGATACTTCCAAAAATCTGGCGCCGGTTCAGACGCTCCGCCTTGTAGAGCAGGCCGCCAACGATCATGATCATCAGGGGGTTGGTACACACGATCAGCGACACGTTGCTGCTTGGTGAAAGCGACAGTGCGGTGTTTTCTGCCCAGAAGTAAGTGGTGCAGCCGGTAAAACCTCCCAATAAAAATTTGAGCTCATCTTTCCAGCAGTCGGAAAAGAACTTCTTGTGGTTGGCGATCAAAAGCATCAGGTAGGTTGTCGCAAATCGTATAAAGAAAATCTGGATGGGGGAAAAGCCGTGCTCGATCAGAACCTTGGTGCTGACGAAGCTGGTGCCCCAGAAAATCATGGTGACGATTGCGAGTAGGTGCCAAATCATGACTTCAAAGATAGAAATTCTGTTTTTGGTTTGATAAGCATACGGGAAACGCAAATTTAAAAGAGAATGTTGAATGTTATAGTTTTTATTTATTGCTGCTTATAATTAAAACCTTATAGCAGGGGGGAAGATCTTGCAGGATTGTTTTATATGGCGGGTGTTTATATTGTGTTGGCTATAGGAACTAGCTATATTTGGAGCATCAATCTGCGGTTTAACCCCGCGTGCATCAGATTGCACGGCAGGTGGCCGAAGCGATTAGTGCATTTAACATAAAGAGGAAAATATGGCAAATCTCGAAACATTGTGTGTTCAGGCCGGTTGGACCCCCAAGAAGGGCGAACCCCGCGTGCTCCCCATCTACCAGAGCACCACTTTCAAGTACGACACTTCCGCCCAGATGGCTGACTTGTTCGACCTGAAGGAATCCGGCTACTTCTACACCCGTCTCCAGAACCCCACCAACGACGCTGTTGCAAGCAAGATCGCTCAGCTGGAAGGTGGCGTAGGTGCCATGCTCACCTCTTCCGGTCAGGCTGCAAACTTCTACGCCGTGTTCAACATCTGCGAAGCCGGTGACCACTTCATTTCTACTTCCGCAATCTACGGCGGTACCAGCAACCTCTTCAGCGTTACCATGAAGAAGCTGGGCATCGAATGCACCTTCATCGACCAGGACGCTTCCGACGAAGAAATCGAGAAGGCTTTCCGCCCCAACACCAAGTGCGTCTTCGGTGAAACTGTGGCTAACCCCGCCGGCAAGATTCTTGACCTGCAGCGCTTCGCCAACTTGGCTCACAAGCACGGCGTGCCTCTGATCATCGACAACACTTTCCCCACCCCGATTCTCTGCCGCCCCTTCGAATTCGGCGCAGACATCGTGACCCACTCTACCACCAAGTACATGGACGGTCATGCCATGGCTGTGGGTGGTGTTGTGGTTGACAGCGGTAACTTCGACTGGGAAGCCCAGCACGACAAGTTCAAGGGCCTCACCGAACCGGATCCGTCTTACCACGGCCTGACTTACACCAAGTCCTTCGGCAAGCTCTGCTACATCACCAAGGCTACCGTGCAGCTCATGCGCGACCTGGGTTCCATCCAGTCTCCCCAGAATGCTTTCCTCCTGAATGTGGGCCTGGAAACTCTGTTCCTCCGTATGCCCCGTCACTGCGAAAACGCTCTGGCCTGCGCCAAGTACCTGAAGAACCATCCGAAGGTCGCTTGGGTGGATTACGCCGGCCTCGAAGACAATGCTTCCTACGCCCTGGCCCAGAAGCAGTTCAAGGGCGGCCTGCCCTGCGGCGTGCTCACCTTCGGTATCAAGGGTGGCCGCGACAAGTCCATCCAGTTCATGGATGCCCTGAAGCTGATCTGCATCGTGACCCATGTGGCCGACGCCCGTAGCTGCGTGCTGCACCCCGCAAGCCACACCCACCGTCAGCTTTCCGATGAACAGCTCATCGAAGCAGGCGTTGCACCTGACCTGATCC
Above is a window of Fibrobacter sp. UWH6 DNA encoding:
- a CDS encoding BMP family ABC transporter substrate-binding protein → MVGFVFGSILMIIAIGILMMQDKKVETNVTLHRTKVAVIMNGSRNDHSWSESHYEAMEKVADRLNLEVLYYENVSEDSLTERIMESAIKKGARIVVANSFGFGKTVMRMAEKYPEVKFIHASGIDYKSNVSTFFGRIYQMRYLSGIVAGLTTKTNEIGYVAAFDISEVNRGINAFALGVAKVNPEAKVFVGWSRSWEDSALAADATNDLINKHNIDVLTVHVDALSPYDIAEHRNIRMIGYNLDNGNRFPRTFMTAPVWRWENYYSPKIMAILQDKFVGDHAWLGVDSDIIGLAPMTALVPDSARKIVDVEFERLKSGAYDVFYGPIEDNHGDVRVNDGESMTDVDMLEHFDWYVKGVVNE
- a CDS encoding BMP family ABC transporter substrate-binding protein; translation: MNKLLWTIPLVCIILTTVIISSILSFGSEKETPESVIGVIMPGRVNELGWNGIHYKGIAEAAENLGVKVLLVENARENSGLCAAAIDSLVEAGAKMVILGSYNYPQEVLSTIRKYPKVMFFSYLSMSDEENYKVYFARVYQARFLSGIVAGLSTKNNKIGYVAAMNNNEVNRGINAFALGVAKVNPEAKIFVSWTGAWDDEDIEKDNVNRLVNGAGVDLVAYHQNQDWVLKEAEVMGVMSIGYNLDSSSYSPNVLTSVSTNWEIVYKSIIQDYFQKKQSLSNYWIGIETDAVGLSFYSSLVSDSVKNVLNETVLQMKSGMDVFSGPIYDNKKKRRCAKDEIVSDQILRDSMDWFVKGVVIYED
- a CDS encoding ATP-binding protein, coding for MKTSIRLRMILWMVAFASVLCLVAGLLRFRLDSLFYGYVSSQVSKQAAIMAELVDERVSVQLEFLSGISREMEKDSSRMSVILESYRKENGISYGVLNLKGKLIVGDTSVTVSPADFSSIAQSFRGNEAVSYSEGKGFLFSVPIYHGRNVRYVLYKIYSESEVLRYFDNRCYDGECYSSIRNADDQVIVGSANNPLSENPIWQNGNFDPIRVQLKKLLNVSIAAAVREDVGGKGYFFFMADLKQPGLSLVGMVPESVAAKGVEDITLLIFWVFGILLLLFLIGFGFIFVSERKAEENVTLREAKVLAEKASLAKSQFLANMSHEIRTPINGILGMDTMLLKECKDPTLKEYALNIQSAGHTLLSIINDILDISKIESGRMEIVPVEYDLFSVLNECRNMVSMRANEKSLDLRVEVDKSMPSGLMGDEVRVRQIINNLLSNAVKYTPSGSVILRVSYERNNMGSQLGSPDLRTINLVIAVQDTGIGIRNEDVDKLFATFQRLEEKRNRNIEGTGLGLNLTKRLVDLMGGDIQVESEYGKGSTFIVAIPQIVKRSEPIGDFNERCNKAVTVDISRNRFRAPHANILVVDDVPMNLRVMSGLLKDTQVQIDTALNGMEALEKIKRKHYDVIFLDHMMPVMDGMETVSLMHTLSGHPNESTPVIMLTANADKHARDLYLQAGFSDYLSKPIREADLLGVLLDYLPSDLLVMVDQPKPVAEPKSLDDLYQTPVVSVPLANKEKTQPEEKSPRYGKALNISKDLVDLSATGFVDVEIGLGYCMNDETFYREMLTEFVKTNKESELNASLKDGDFESYRICVHSLKSTSLTIGAVEFSSRAKAMEFACKDGHFDYVQMHHDALMAEYRNFLKVLTDFAKDHRA
- a CDS encoding NUDIX domain-containing protein, with translation MTEEQIDVLNPDGTFAGYSRGRTEVHEKGLWHRTVHIWAFDKSGRILFQLRAAVKENNPGLLDTSCAGHISAGDSSCNAAVRELREELGVTKTAEELEYLFESGHESVLNGGSYLDNEYYDTYKIVLSDEEAASLVPQPGEVDDFVWMTREEFFAKHKLNPEKFVDHPKDYAWLESNLVF
- a CDS encoding patatin family protein translates to MAMFKDVALVLEGGGMRGAYSGGVLDILLDHGIKFGGYAGTSAGATHICSFLSEQRERNMRIDTVHSKDPRYSGFKYLLKGEDFFPREFCYVTIPREIDIFDYAKFEENAHISDFYSVCTNLETGEGEYLLTQDVDKGDGLECVRASASLPLVSKIVELRGKKLLDGGIADSIPFQFMDSKGFKKQVVILTQQEGYVKKPNSMIPLFKLMYRKYPKFVAAAATRHIRYNQALATLKQWEGEGKSFVFRPSEPFQISRIEKDTEKLKELYKMGLRDGERLIPALKKFLEG
- a CDS encoding DMT family transporter, giving the protein MIWHLLAIVTMIFWGTSFVSTKVLIEHGFSPIQIFFIRFATTYLMLLIANHKKFFSDCWKDELKFLLGGFTGCTTYFWAENTALSLSPSSNVSLIVCTNPLMIMIVGGLLYKAERLNRRQIFGSIVTFLGAALVVLNGKFILKLSPVGDLLAFGAAVSWVFYAFSTQKTREKYSTSFAIRKIFFYGVLTSLPLMILDCIGIPGSTLFGQTHNIPWEAFREPVVIGNFLCLCIFSNLFGYLIWNKVMMKLGTVLASNYIFAIPLITMITAVITIGEYISPVAIAGAVAIITGMILAEYKR
- a CDS encoding O-acetylhomoserine aminocarboxypropyltransferase/cysteine synthase family protein → MANLETLCVQAGWTPKKGEPRVLPIYQSTTFKYDTSAQMADLFDLKESGYFYTRLQNPTNDAVASKIAQLEGGVGAMLTSSGQAANFYAVFNICEAGDHFISTSAIYGGTSNLFSVTMKKLGIECTFIDQDASDEEIEKAFRPNTKCVFGETVANPAGKILDLQRFANLAHKHGVPLIIDNTFPTPILCRPFEFGADIVTHSTTKYMDGHAMAVGGVVVDSGNFDWEAQHDKFKGLTEPDPSYHGLTYTKSFGKLCYITKATVQLMRDLGSIQSPQNAFLLNVGLETLFLRMPRHCENALACAKYLKNHPKVAWVDYAGLEDNASYALAQKQFKGGLPCGVLTFGIKGGRDKSIQFMDALKLICIVTHVADARSCVLHPASHTHRQLSDEQLIEAGVAPDLIRFSVGIENVNDIIADLEQALAQV